GCGCTGCTCTGCCGCCAGCTCCTGCTGCAGGGCAGCTTTGCGGTGGTCCAGCAGCAGGTCTTTGTTGTACTTGAAGTAGCGCTCGCAGCCGTTCTCGGTGAGGAAGGCGTGGGACACCGGGTCCACCGTCAGCTCGGTGACGAACACCACCATCTCCTGGCTTTCGGCAAAGGCCTGTTCCATAAAGTCGAAAGCGGCTTCCAGCGCGGCGCTGGCGGTCTGCTGGGCCTTTTCGCGCTCATCGGCAAGGGACTGGAACTGCCCGCGCAGCAGGTCGAAGGCTTCCTGTGTGCCGGCGGCGTTGGCACGGCGCAGTTCGCCCTCCCAGCCGCGCAGCACGGCCAGCACTTGCAGGCGGGTGGTCAGAGCATCTTTGCTCAGCAGCCCGGCGGCACGCTTTTGCTGTGTTTCGGTGTCGTAATCCATGATCTGCTGGTGGAACATTTCTGCCGAGCCGTCCGGGATATCCTCCGGAACGGTGGCAAGGGCTTTTTTGGTCTCCCGCAGAAAGGCATAGCAGCTGTCGGCCACTGCATCTGCCTGACGGGAGGCCGTGAACCGGGTGCCGAGGCCTGCAAGGATCAGGCTGACCAGCGAAAGCCGCTCGTCGAAGGGGGCCTGCAGCAGCCGTGCGAACACGGCGGGCTTTGCCTGTCCGGCCAAGATCTCCTCTACGCCGTAGTCGTCGCGGTACTTATAGTAAAGGTCGAGGTAGGCGGAGAAGTCCTCTGCGATCTTCGGGTGCTGGATGTACTCGCGGATCAGGTCTTCATCAGCCTGCAGACCCAGTGTTTCGTAGGTGTCCAGCAGATTGGAAAGATCCTCCCAGCCGCGGGCGGTCACGAACTGGGTGCCGTCCACATCGGCGTTGATCTGGTAGAAGTTCTGCGGGTGCAGCTCCAGATAGCTCAAAATGGCGCTGTGGATGTGGGCAGCGCGGGCATAGTCCTTCCACACGGGCAGGTCCGGCTCAATGTCCATGCGGCGCACGCGGTCCAGCGTAACGATATCAAAGTCGCGCACAGATTTGTTATATTCCGGTGGGTTGCCTGCCGCCACGATCACCCAGCCCGCAGGCACGGCCTGATTGCCAAAGGTCTTGCATTGCAAAAATTGCAGCATGGTGGGGGCCAGCGTTTCCGACACACAGTTGATCTCGTCGATGAACAGAATGCCCTCGGAGAGGCCGGTGGCCTCCATCTTGGCGTAGATGCTGGCAATGATCTCGCTCATGGTATATTCAGTCACGGAGACATCTTTGCCGCCATAATTGCGCTGGCGGATGAAGGGCAGGCCCACGGCGCTCTGGCGGGTGTGGTGGGTGATGGTGTAGGCCACCAGCGCCACGCCGCACTCCCGGGCTACCTGCTCCATCACCTGCGTCTTGCCAATGCCCGGAGGCCCCATGAGCAGAATGGGACGCTGCCGGATGGCCGGGATGGCGTATTCGCCCAGAGCATCCTTGGCAAGGTAGGCTTTTACGGTGTGTTCAATTTCTTCTTTGGCTCGTTTGATATTCATAACAAATTCCCTCACGAATTGTTCAGGTCACGGTACAGGTCGTCCTCTTCGGCCAGCGCGTCGGCAAGGGTGCTTTGCGGGCGGGCTGCTGCACCGGTAAATTCCTCTTCATCCAGAACCACCTTCATGGCCCACGGCGGTACATTGGCATCGTCGAACCGCTCCCCCAGAAACAGAAAAGCGGTGTCGTAGGCCGGGCGCTTGGCGGGGTAGGTGCCCATGCCGTCGGTGAAGTACAAAAGGCCCCGCAGGTTCGAGAACTTCTTCTCGGCGCACAGCTGGTTCACGTATTCAAAGGCCGGGCGGAAGTCCGTTCCGCCGCCGCCCCGCAGCTCAAAGTGGTTCATGGCGTGGATCAGCTCGTCCTCATTGTGGATCAGGATATCCTGCCGGATAGCGTTATCGGCCTGGATCAGGTGCAGGTTCATCCGGTGGAAAAAGTTCTCCTGTCCTTTCAGCAGAGTGTAGGTCTCCGCAAGGAATGCCCGCACCAGTTCACCGGAGGTGGAGTAGCTGGTGTCGATGACAAGGGCCAGCTCCTCGATCTTTTTGCTCTCCCGGCTTTCCAGAGGCTCGATGAGGGGCAGGTTTCCGTACACCGAAAGGCCGTAGGTGTAGAAGTTCAGGTCGAACTCGTCCGGGTCCAGCTTTACTTCCTCCCGCAGCACGCAGAACCGGCGCAGAAAATCCCGGTAGCTGCGGCGGCTGCGGTTGGCGGCTTTTACCTGCTGCTTCAGGGCATCGGCACCGTCCCCGGCTTCCTTATCCCGCAGGT
Above is a genomic segment from Faecalibacterium taiwanense containing:
- a CDS encoding ATP-binding protein yields the protein MNIKRAKEEIEHTVKAYLAKDALGEYAIPAIRQRPILLMGPPGIGKTQVMEQVARECGVALVAYTITHHTRQSAVGLPFIRQRNYGGKDVSVTEYTMSEIIASIYAKMEATGLSEGILFIDEINCVSETLAPTMLQFLQCKTFGNQAVPAGWVIVAAGNPPEYNKSVRDFDIVTLDRVRRMDIEPDLPVWKDYARAAHIHSAILSYLELHPQNFYQINADVDGTQFVTARGWEDLSNLLDTYETLGLQADEDLIREYIQHPKIAEDFSAYLDLYYKYRDDYGVEEILAGQAKPAVFARLLQAPFDERLSLVSLILAGLGTRFTASRQADAVADSCYAFLRETKKALATVPEDIPDGSAEMFHQQIMDYDTETQQKRAAGLLSKDALTTRLQVLAVLRGWEGELRRANAAGTQEAFDLLRGQFQSLADEREKAQQTASAALEAAFDFMEQAFAESQEMVVFVTELTVDPVSHAFLTENGCERYFKYNKDLLLDHRKAALQQELAAEQRRHGGV
- a CDS encoding VWA-like domain-containing protein, producing MTLLPQTIQKEKFFDPRKPFQSQRPETHEEWQARMGGEVLAVVRSGLYLDFRFLDMALSALSPAPDERCRVLATDGQVLFYQPSHLLRLYQDNPKYLNRLYLHTIFHCVFRHLWLKGRREPQLWSLACDIAVENVIDSLNRTSVKRPLTYVRQNAYQQITAEETVVAAAPVYRWLTRQTPGVLRQLEREFVTDDHRLWPKDAPDQPQQMPTPLPQKTWQKIGERMQTELDLRDKEAGDGADALKQQVKAANRSRRSYRDFLRRFCVLREEVKLDPDEFDLNFYTYGLSVYGNLPLIEPLESRESKKIEELALVIDTSYSTSGELVRAFLAETYTLLKGQENFFHRMNLHLIQADNAIRQDILIHNEDELIHAMNHFELRGGGGTDFRPAFEYVNQLCAEKKFSNLRGLLYFTDGMGTYPAKRPAYDTAFLFLGERFDDANVPPWAMKVVLDEEEFTGAAARPQSTLADALAEEDDLYRDLNNS